Proteins encoded within one genomic window of Fragaria vesca subsp. vesca linkage group LG1, FraVesHawaii_1.0, whole genome shotgun sequence:
- the LOC101303861 gene encoding probable rhamnogalacturonate lyase B-like: protein MQKAGRRSLKHWGWLVGTLAAMLVLVVYLVGEKKYEQTTPKTSTLLLRKILERYPRTQRQDLNILKPSSGRNFARPPYPGINMVTNNSGRRIVARTENPRVSMLRSQSQIRLDNGLVQLTVSRPGGDVIGIKYKGSDNLLEHKNLRNNRGYWDVVWNKPGENLHYVDKLQATKFRVIMATADQVEISFVKIYNVSQQHSAHVVPLDVDKRYIMRRGRSGFYAYAIFECREGWPEMKMEQIRMVYKLQHEKFQYMVLSDTRQTFMPKDRDRKNGEQLAYPEAVRLTKPSNRAFKGQVDDKYQYSMEDKDNKVHGWISIDNSLGFWMITPSDEFRSAGPMKQGLTSHVGPTTLSMFLSTHYAGKQAGIELKRGEAWKKVFGPVFVYLNSAPRSNNSTGTLWNDAKEQMAEEVKRWPYNFTQSEDFPPSDQRGSVSGRLIVHDRYMSESLLSASSAYMGLAAPGEVGSWQKESKGYQFWTRADKQGHFLIKDVRPGNYSLYGWVPGIVGDYKYEADIEIKPGSKIHLANLTYEPQRNGPTLWEIGIPDRSAAEFYVPDPYPTLMNKLYNNDHSDKFRQYGLWKRYEELYPDHDLIYTIGVNDYRHDWFYAHVTRSTGKERYVGTTWQIRFKLNSVMSQGNYTLQLALASATSSEIQVRFNDPSVKQPHFSTGLIGGDNAIARHGIHGLYWFFSVNVPSSLLQEGTNTIYLTQSRGGAPFRGVMYDYIRLEGPSIRHPDT from the exons ATGCAGAAGGCGGGTCGTCGGAGCCTGAAGCATTGGGGTTGGCTTGTTGGGACATTAGCAGCAATGCTTGTTCTGGTTGTTTATCTGGTTGGTGAAAAAAAATACGAGCAGACCACCCCGAAAACCAGTACCCTACTATTAAG AAAAATACTTGAGAGATATCCCAGAACACAACGGCAGGACTTGAACATTCTCAAACCTAGTAGCGGGAGAAACTTTGCTAGACCACCATATCCAGGGATCAACATGGTAACAAATAATAGTGGCCGGAGGATCGTCGCGAGAACAGAAAATCCGAGGGTCAGCATGCTAAGGAGTCAGAGCCAG ATTAGGCTGGATAATGGCTTAGTCCAACTCACAGTTTCTCGTCCCGGCGGAGATGTCATTGGTATAAAATACAAAGGAAGTGACAACTTACTTGAACACAAGAATCTACGAAATAATAGAGG GTACTGGGATGTGGTCTGGAACAAACCGGGAGAGAATTTGCATTATGTTGATAA ACTACAAGCAACAAAATTTAGAGTTATTATGGCAACGGCAGACCAGGTTGAAATTTCTTTTGTCAAAATATATAATGTTTCCCAGCAGCATAGTGCCCATGTAGTTCCCTTGGATGTTGACAAAAG GTACATAATGCGACGCGGTCGTTCAGGGTTCTATGCCTATGCCATATTCGAGTGCCGTGAAGGTTGGCCGGAAATGAAGATGGAACAAATTAGAATGGTTTACAAGCTTCAACATGAGAA ATTTCAGTATATGGTATTATCAGACACTAGGCAAACATTCATGCCAAAAGACAGAGACCGTAAAAACGGTGAGCAACTTGCCTATCCTGAAGCCGTTCGTTTAACCAAACCAAGTAATCGGGCGTTTAAAGGACAG GTCGATGACAAGTACCAGTACTCAATGGAGGACAAAGATAACAAGGTCCATGGATGGATTTCTATAGACAATTCGTTGGGATTCTGGATGATCACACCCAGTGATGAATTCCGTTCTGCTGGACCCATGAAGCAAGGCCTGACATCCCATGTCGGTCCGACTACCCTCTCG ATGTTTCTGAGTACTCACTATGCTGGGAAGCAAGCTGGGATAGAATTGAAAAGAGGTGAGGCATGGAAAAAGGTTTTCGGGCCTGTCTTTGTGTATCTCAATTCAGCTCCAAGATCAAACAATTCCACCGGTACACTTTGGAATGATGCCAAGGAGCAG ATGGCTGAAGAAGTCAAAAGATGGCCATACAATTTCACTCAATCCGAAGACTTTCCTCCTTCAGATCAACGGGGATCAGTTTCTGGCCGATTAATAGTACACGATCG GTACATGAGTGAGAGCCTTCTTTCGGCAAGTTCTGCTTATATGGGATTAGCTGCACCAGGAGAAGTGGGATCATGGCAAAAGGAAAGCAAG GGTTACCAATTCTGGACTCGAGCTGACAAACAAGGTCATTTCCTCATCAAAGATGTTCGACCTGGGAACTATAGTCTGTATGGTTGGGTTCCAGGCATCGTTGGGGATTACAAATATGAGGCTGATATTGAAATCAAACCAG GCAGTAAAATCCATTTGGCTAATCTTACTTATGAGCCTCAAAGAAATGGTCCTACCTTGTGGGAAATTGGCATCCCCGATCGAAGTGCAGCTGAGTTCTATGTACCGGATCCATATCCAACTCTCATGAACAAATTGTACAACAACGATCACTCGGACAA GTTTAGACAATATGGCTTGTGGAAACGTTATGAAGAACTATACCCCGATCATGATCTTATCTACACCATTGGCGTTAACGATTATCGTCATGATTGGTTCTATGCTCATGTCACCAG GAGTACCGGAAAGGAAAGGTATGTAGGAACCACCTGGCAAATTCGATTTAAACTCAACAGTGTCATGAGTCAAGGAAATTATACACTCCAATTAGCACTGGCTTCAGCTACTTCTTCAGAAATACAG GTTCGATTTAACGACCCGAGTGTCAAGCAACCTCATTTTTCGACGGGGCTAATAGGAGGGGACAATGCCATAGCAAGACATGGAATTCATGGTTTGTATTGGTTCTTCAGTGTTAATGTACCAAGTTCTCTGCTGCAAGAAGGAACCAATACAATCTATCTTACTCAGTCAAGAGGTGGAGCACCTTTTCGAGGAGTCATGTATGACTATATTAGACTAGAAGGACCTTCCATTAGACATCCAGACACATAA
- the LOC101293136 gene encoding probable mannitol dehydrogenase-like has protein sequence MVASPDQEHPKKAIGWAARDTSGVLSPFNFSRRETGEKDVAFKVLYCGICHSDLHMVKNEWGSSTYPLVPGHEIVGVVTEVGSKVQNVKVGDRVGVGCMVGSCRSCDSCADHLENYCPKMILTYGSVNFDGTMTYGGYSDIMVADEHFIVRIPENLPLDGAAPLLCAGITTYSPLKHFGLDKPGMHVGVVGLGGLGHVAVKFAKALGVKVTVISTSPKKKAEALERLRADSFLVSTDANEMQAAMGTMDGIIDTVSALHPLPPLIGLLKAHGKLVMVGAPEKPLELPAFSLIMGRKIVAGSAIGGMKETQEMIDFAAKHNITADIEVIPIDYLNTAMERLLKADVRYRFVIDIGNTLKASF, from the exons ATGGTGGCATCTCCAGACCAAGAACACCCCAAGAAGGCCATTGGATGGGCTGCCAGGGACACATCTGGTGTTCTCTCCCCCTTCAATTTCTCAAGAAG AGAAACTGGTGAGAAAGATGTGGCCTTTAAAGTGTTGTACTGTGGGATATGCCATTCTGACCTTCACATGGTCAAGAATGAATGGGGTTCTTCTACCTACCCTCTTGTTCCTGG GCATGAGATTGTTGGTGTAGTGACTGAGGTAGGGAGTAAAGTGCAGAACGTCAAGGTTGGAGACAGGGTAGGTGTTGGATGCATGGTGGGATCTTGCCGATCTTGTGATAGTTGTGCTGACCACCTTGAGAACTACTGCCCCAAGATGATACTCACCTATGGTTCCGTGAACTTTGATGGAACCATGACGTACGGAGGTTACTCTGACATCATGGTGGCCGACGAGCATTTCATTGTTCGTATTCCAGAGAACCTCCCTCTTGATGGTGCTGCTCCTCTCCTATGTGCCGGCATTACAACTTACAGCCCCTTGAAACATTTTGGACTTGACAAACCTGGTATGCATGTCGGTGTGGTTGGTCTAGGTGGTCTTGGCCACGTGGCTGTTAAATTTGCTAAGGCTCTGGGGGTTAAGGTTACAGTGATAAGTACCTCCCCTAAGAAGAAGGCAGAAGCTTTGGAACGACTCCGTGCTGATTCATTTTTGGTCAGCACTGATGCAAATGAAATGCAG GCCGCCATGGGCACAATGGATGGGATCATTGACACAGTTTCTGCACTCCATCCTCTCCCGCCGTTGATTGGTTTGTTGAAGGCTCACGGAAAACTTGTGATGGTTGGTGCACCAGAGAAGCCTCTTGAGCTTCCGGCTTTTTCCTTGATCATGG GAAGAAAGATAGTAGCTGGGAGTGCCATTGGGGGTATGAAGGAGACACAAGAGATGATTGATTTTGCAGCCAAGCACAACATAACCGCAGACATTGAGGTTATCCCAATCGATTATCTGAACACTGCCATGGAGCGACTTCTCAAAGCAGACGTCAGATATCGGTTTGTTATTGACATTGGAAACACATTGAAGGCCAGCTTCTAA
- the LOC101293434 gene encoding probable mannitol dehydrogenase-like — protein MAKAPEHEHPKKAFGWAARDSSGHLSPFNFSRRETGEKDVTFKVLYCGICHSDLSLVKNEWESSQWAAAYPMVPGHEIVGEVTEVGSKVQKFKVGDKVGVGCMVGSCRSCDSCANALENYCSKWIPTYGAKYHDGTATYGGYSDIMVANEHFVVRIPDNLPLDGAAPLLCAGITTYSPLRYFGLDKPGMHVGIVGLGGLGHVAVKFAKAMGVKVTVISTSSNKKEEAIEHLGADSFLVSRDQDQMQAAMGTMDGIIDTVSANHPLLPFIGLLKSQGKLVMVGAPDKPAELPVFPLLMGRKLVAGSCNGSMKETQEMIDFAAKHDIKADIEVIPIDYLNTALERLAKADVRYRFVIDIGNTLKTS, from the exons ATGGCCAAAGCTCCAGAGCACGAACACCCTAAGAAAGCCTTTGGATGGGCTGCCAGAGACTCGTCTGGCCATCTATCTCCCTTCAACTTCTCAAGAAG GGAAACGGGAGAGAAGGACGTGACATTCAAAGTATTGTACTGTGGGATTTGTCATTCTGATCTTTCATTGGTCAAGAATGAATGGGAGTCTAGTCAATGGGCTGCTGCATATCCTATGGTTCCCGG GCATGAGATTGTTGGTGAAGTGACAGAGGTAGGAAGCAAAGTGCAAAAATTCAAAGTTGGAGACAAAGTCGGTGTCGGATGCATGGTGGGTTCTTGCCGATCTTGTGACAGTTGTGCTAATGCCCTTGAGAATTACTGCTCAAAATGGATACCCACATACGGTGCCAAGTATCACGATGGAACCGCAACTTATGGAGGTTATAGTGACATTATGGTGGCCAATGAGCACTTTGTAGTTCGTATTCCTGACAACCTGCCTCTTGATGGTGCTGCGCCGCTCCTATGTGCCGGGATTACAACTTACAGTCCCTTGAGATATTTTGGACTTGACAAACCCGGTATGCATGTTGGCATTGTTGGCCTTGGTGGTCTAGGTCACGTAGCCGTGAAATTTGCCAAGGCTATGGGAGTCAAGGTTACGGTGATCAGTACGTCCTCTAACAAGAAGGAGGAAGCTATTGAACACCTTGGTGCTGATTCATTTTTGGTCAGTCGTGACCAAGATCAAATGCAG GCAGCCATGGGCACAATGGACGGGATCATCGACACGGTGTCTGCAAACCACCCTCTCCTGCCATTCATTGGTTTGTTGAAGTCTCAGGGAAAGCTTGTAATGGTCGGTGCACCGGACAAGCCCGCTGAGCTTCCAGTTTTTCCTTTGCTGATGG GAAGAAAATTAGTTGCTGGTTCTTGCAATGGAAGCATGAAGGAGACACAAGAGATGATCGATTTTGCGGCCAAACACGACATAAAAGCTGATATTGAGGTCATCCCAATCGATTATTTGAACACTGCCTTAGAACGCCTCGCAAAAGCTGACGTTAGATATCGATTTGTCATCGACATTGGCAACACATTGAAGACATCGTAA